The Triticum aestivum cultivar Chinese Spring chromosome 6D, IWGSC CS RefSeq v2.1, whole genome shotgun sequence genomic sequence GATCAACATTTGGAATTTAGTTTACTCTACAGGTCTATTAAGGTTGTTATTGGATTCTCATAGTTTAGATGCTACAAGATATTGATCTTATTATTATCCCTGTGATTAGATATTTTGCATATTTTACCATCGACTGAAGGATCAAGCCTCTAAACCATGTGTTAACATGGTAGTTCTGCTACATGCAAAAATTTAGGACTTAGTTTACTCTACAAGTCTATTATGGTTGTTATTGGATTCTCATAGTTTAGATGCTACAAGGGATTGACCATATTATTATGATATTATCCCTTTGATTATATATTTTGCATATTTTAGTTTTAAAATATTCTGTTACCGCCGATTGGAGGATCAAGCCTCTAAACAATGTGTTTGGTTATTTCTAGTTTCTTTGGAAATGCATACCAAATTTGCTTGCAACACTCGGTATGAAACTATGAATATGATTAGATTGCTACAAGGTCCATTAAAATTGCAAATATCTTGTAGCATTTTTTGTCTTTATATGCAATAGAGAATTGAGATCAACATTTGGAACTTAGTTTACTCTACAGGTCTATTAAGGTCGTTATTGGATTATCACAGTTTAGATGTTACAAGGTATTGATATTATTATTATCCCTGTGATTAGATATTTTGCATATTTTACCGCCAACTGAAGGATCAAGCCTCGAAACCATGTGTTTAGTTATTTCTAGTTTCTTTGGAAATGCATTACCAAGTTTTCTTGCAACACTCGGTATGAATATGATTAGATTCCTAAATTCTTGATTCTTTTCCATGTGCAACTTAGCTATAATCGTTTGGGAAAGCATTCTGAAGAAAAGGACGCCGAGGAGATTATTGAATTGGCTAGCAAAGCATCTGTTACTGACCAGCAGAAACAAGTGCAGCAAAATGTTCATTATCAACTTAAGCATATATGCAAATCAATGGATAGCATTCTTCGTCCTGATACAAAAGATCCATCACAATCTCCTTCTGATGCTTATAATAATTCTCGACGAAGTGGCTTGAGTTTGGCCGTTGGCACAGGAGTTGCAGCTGCAAACAAGCCAGGTAATATGTTTCAGCTAAGTGCATTGCATTGACACATTCACAGTTTTGTACCTGTATCATCCAAATTAGGCTCGTAAGCATATCTTGAGTAGCATGTCTTGCTGCACAATGCATACTACCTAATAAGTTATTTTAACTTCAGCGACCAAAGATACTTTAGAGCCTAAATATGATGATCAGCAAACATATACACGTGTTTCCATCCCAAATATCTACAATTATGGCTAAGGGTGTTATAGTTCCAAAGACATTCGTGGGCCCTTACTTATGTGATAGGAATAACATTCCCTTTGTTATTTGCAATTTTCTGTGCACTTAACTTATGCCTCAATTTTGTTTACCATAATTTAACATGCTTAGCCAGCATCATACTTTCACGGTTTCTTTGAATTTCTGGGTTAAGCACACATAACTATATGCACTGATCTTTTGCCGGTTGCTTCATATGCATCATGACCTATGAACTGTTCAACTATAGATGGCAAGCTAACTCCATATCCTGAAATGCTTCTTTTTGTACTGGTTACTGCAAGCTctttcttacattcacatacaggAATTATGCTGCTACTGTGTTCATAGAGATATAGTTACATACATCAAGTTCTTAGTAGTTGTTTTATTCGATGAATCATATGAAGCTATCATCTGATGCATTTGCTCTGCAGTGCAGCTGTTCCTGCTACTCGACCTTTAACTCGAACTGAATTGTCAAACAAATTCAGGGATCAGTTTGGCTACACCCTTGACATCAAGCCGTCACTAATACCTCACAAAGATGCAGGGCAAGGTCTGTTCTTATCTGGAGAAGCTAATGTTGGTGCTGTCCTAGCCATCTACCCTGGAGTTATATACTCACCTGCGTATTATCGATATATCCCTGGATACCCAATAATTGATGCGTGCAACAGCTATCTTATCACAAGATATGACGGAACAATAATCAACGCGAAACCATGGCATTTAGGTGGTGAAACAAGAGAGGTATGGGATGGTTCAGATCCAGTGGATTACAATACAACGCCACCCAAAAGCCCAGAGAGCAACTCTGACCGGGCGTGGAGGATGCTTAACAAGCCCCTGCAGAAGAGTGGCTGTGAAAACTTTGGGGATGTGCTTGAACGGCGAAATCCACTAGCCTTTGGTCATTTCGCGAACCATCCACCGGGAGGGTCGGCTCCTAATGTCATGATCTGCCCATATGATTTTCCACTGACAGAGAAGGACATGAGAGCATACATCCCGAACATTGCGTTTGGTGGTGAAGAGCCCGTTACAATGAAGAGGTTTGGCTCCTTCTGGTTCAAGTCCAGAGCCCCTGGTAAACAGACTGGGGAGTCACCGGTTCTGAGGACGCTTGTGCTAGTGAGTACGAGGTCCGTATGTGACGAAGAGCTCTTCCTGAACTACCGGTACAGCAGCTCAAAGGGGCGGCCAGAGTGGTATACCCCAGTGGATGAAGAAGAGGATAAGAGGAGATGGAGCTAGGTCTGAACCGACCCGCCTGTAATGTTTTGTTCCAATGTTTCTGTGGCTCTTTCTTTCGTCAGTAACCGGATTTAAACAGGGCGCTGGTGAACTCCAGTAACCGGATTTAAACAGGGCACTGGTGAACTCCAGAAGCCGATTTGGCCATTCTTTCTATGTTTCAGTCAACCGCATAGGTATTGTCTCTGCTGAACTCTTCTTGCAGGTCTTTTTGTGGCAATAAAAAGAACACCAGTTACGTCTCATGTTATTTGAGGTAGTATCTGCATTATCCATCCCGTTGTTGTAAGGGGATATTTATTTATGAGCTTATCACTCAATCTGTGTCAGCAGTGCCATACTTATTTGCTTTCGGAATAGTAACAAGCTATGCCATATTGCTAGCGAACTGCTTCTCATCTAAATAAATACTACTACctctgtaacttaatataagacgtttttgacactatgACAGTGtccaaaacgtcttacattttgatACATAGGGAGTATGTACAGACTTGGGAGTTCCAATTGGTCGAGTAATCTTGCGATTTCCTGCCGTGGAGTAGGTCCAATATGTTGAGTGCTCCATGTTTCACGTTTGTCTGAAACTGAGGTGGCTGGTGTCGTGGCCATACATACATCTGAAGCATTGGAGATGGGCGACTAACAAACAGCCTACGCCCAAGCTGACAGTAGCAGTATCTATAGCAGTGTGTCGACAGACTGTATCGTACTGGATGGCGATTTCTTCCGTGCAGTTGGCTTCACTGAAGATCACGCGAGCTGACTGCTGACTGCTGACCAAAGGCCGCCTCTTCTCTTCCTCATCTCATCCCTAGAAGACACTGCTGTACGTGCTGCGCCGTATGGGTAGCATGTGTTGTCGTCCTTGGAAGTTGGAGCACGCATGCCCGGGTAAGTTGTCTTGCCGACCTGGTTAGCTAGCCGCACCGAAAGAGCACCCACGTTCTTCGGTAAGATCATAAGGCTGGtgacaatgggcaagaacataagctagtaacttacacactttcctagactatgttactaccttcataatggataggaacatctatgtagtgtcatgcaacaatgtatttattaggttatagactcattgtttcttgaagtgtgtgatgttctggtaacttagctagttattacaagcacctctctcttcattaaatatgtgccacataagtaAAGTTGTATtaaagtgtgtgatgttactcctaagttcctccccattgtgaccagcaTAAGAAACCCATGCTATGCCGGGTCAGATCGCCGTCGCACACGCTGAATGCTGTATTCTAAGATCTCTCTCCATGTGCTCTTCTTGCTCAGAGCTGGTAGAAACCTGCTGAATACTCAACTGATATTTGATGCCGACGAAGCATCCAACAAGGCAGGCCTAGCATATCATAACAGGGAGAGTAGCTATCTTGTCAGTCGAGATGCCAACTCATTTGGGAATGGAACGGATCACGGTATTATTGCGGGAACAAGCAAGCTTTGCTGTCAGCTTGTCACTACGTGCATGTGTTCGTATCATGGAAATTTGTGAGCGGATAATGAGACACGTTATACGGTGGATGGAGTGGACGGACGGTGTTTCCTTCTTGGGAGAAAGCTCCTCTTTCTGTTGATCAACAGTTTAGAAACAAGATCGACGAATAATTACTAGTACTAACATGATAAGTTTTATTCGGGAAAAAAAGGGAGCTTGCACGTCATTGTACTGAGAACGAAACGATTACACAAATCTGTATAAGCACGGCGGGCCCAACCCACCTGATTACAGAATCACAACTCACACGCTGGTCTATGCAAGTAGGACGAGTTGTTGATTTGTGAAGGCATGTATGATGCCAGAGATGGTCTTCTGTCTTTTTTTTTTTTGGTCTTCTGTCTTCTCAACTTCTCATCCCCCACAATGAAAGCGAAGTCACGAGTTATCTAATATGCATTATTGtctctcttcattcttttcttccctATCCTtatataaaagaaaataaaatgagtgGTGTATTTGACATCACCCCatcgcatgtgtgtgtgtgttcacaCTTGAAAACTGAAGAATGGTACTACTGTATCTTGTGACAGATTTACTGATGTCCGTATCGTTGCAATTCCAAGCGATTACATCATCGAGGAATCGAGAATGATCCAGCAGGAACATGGAATTCTGCAATCCCGATCCTTTTGAATGGAAGAGTGTTTCTAGTGCCTGAAACATCTGGCCAGTCCAATCAGTCGCGGAGATTAAAACCCACAGCGATGACCAAACCGGAATTTGCTTCGACGCCCGTCCATATCCGGCGATGGTACCGTACCGCTTTTCTTCTCCACAGGTTTGTTATGTAGCCcttgtaagagcatctctagtggaTGGTGTATATGGAGGTGGATGTTAAATATACACGATCAAAATCAAAAAAATTTCCCAATGAATCGTGTATCAGGTTGTGTATCTATACACGTCGCTCCCACGAGCATACCTGGTACCTTTCCCCAAAAACTTCAcaaactttgatcataaatttcTTGCAAGACTAAATTAGTAGCCTCAGCGGATCGGATGTACTCATCAGCACCATCAGCTGCTATTCCATATGTTAGCATCCACATTGCCGCGGTCATCTTTTGCAGAGGATGTAACCCAAGAGCTCCAGAAGCACTTTTTTTTGAGTAAAATAACCATCATAATCATGCTCAAGTATACCATCGGCTATGCGTTTGAACAAATTACGGGACATCCTAAATCTGTGCATAAAAAGTAAATGAGACAGGGAAATGAAAAAAGGCTAAAGCAGAGAAGTGTAGTAATTACGAACCTTCGTCGAAACAAATGTTCGGGATagcgaggaacttctttgaagtaGTCGTCCCACAGAAGAACAAAACCGGCATCTCTTCCTCGATTGATTGTTTGACGTCCATGCTTGGAACCGCCATGGCGTCGAGCGttcatcctctcttcctcctcgcgcTCGGCGAATGCTGCAAGTATGAGTTCATCTTCGccagatgaagatgacgaagaactCATGTCCAAAGTGGATGTGTACATTGTGTTGCGTGAGAGACGATAGAGAAATCTAGGTGAGAAGAGAAGTCACAGATAGAAGTGCTAGAAGAGAGATGGTAGGGGTGGTTTATATAGACTAGAAATACGACTGTTGAAATATAGCCGTTTGAAAATATAACCGTTGAAAATATAGCCGTTTGAAAATATAGCCGTTGGAATATACACGTCCAAATTTACACGTTCCACTGAAAAACTGAGAGGTGTATATTTTAGCAAGGTGTATATGGACATGCATATGGAGATATACACATCCAAATTTACACCATCCACTAGAGATGCTCTAAAGACGGCACCTTCTTCAACGGGTGCTATGTATCCATCACCTTTGTCTTTGTGTACTTGTGCGCAAAGAGAAATACTATTACCAGTACACTGCTGTATTCCACTATGTATGTTTCTCCGTTTCAGAAAAAATATGTATGTTTCGGTGGCGGTGGTCAAACAGGTACTCCATCATTGGATCGATGGTGACCCTGGCCTAGGGGATTAGTTATTTGTGTTCGTGCTTCCGGTGCAGACAAAACGATGGGTTGCTGTAATGTAATGGCTGGTAACGGGCCAAAGGCCGGACAAGTTCTCCGGCCGGCAGACGGCAGTGCCCGCCCCGGCCGGCGGAAGCGTCATCCTGATGCGGAAAGGGTCCACAAATTAACTATGCTCCTTTGTGCTGCTGTTCAGCGATATAGTGCGCATGATAAATCCATCGTCGAGACGGCCTAGCTACTCAcgtctgtcccataatataaaaacgttttttatACCACAATAGTGTTAAAAACGGTCTTATaacctatttctctcaacatgcaagtatGCCATCAACATGAATGAAAAAAGACCCACCTTAACATGCACTCATGCATAAGTAAAAGCTACatgaacatgcaaacatgcatgataatttttattttattcatatttaataaatatttgtAATTATAAAGTGATTTCACACAATAAATCATTTGTGTTTTCAATTTTATTTTTCATATTATTTCAAATACCCATTTTCATACAACCAAATATTGCAAAATATTTCTGCAACAACGTGCGGGGTTTCATCTAATATTAAAGAAGTTCATCATGCCACTTGAAGCTATGCGGCCTACCTCTTGTGAGCTATGAGCCTGTGATACATGGGGAAGATATTTGAGTCATGATGCAAAGTTGTCCGGACATTTGTGGGCATTCTGAGGGTCCGTGTTGGAGATTCCCTTATATTGCATATTTGCATCATCATGCAAAGATCTTTCCCGTGTACACGCCGCCTTGACCGGAGCAATTTCAGCCACCCTACTTCTACGTCGCTGAGCAACTCAGCCGGCAACAGCAGTCCCTGGTTTCGCCGCCATGTACGTGTCGTATTGCGTCAGCGTCAATGCAGCGCTGCTCCATTTCGCTGACTCGGCATCGCCGCAACTCGTTCGGTCACGGACGCCGGGCGTGGATCAACTTGGTGTCCGCTTTATGTTTGCGGGTATATCTCAATCAGGCGAGCCGTCATATGACGATACAGAGATGGAGTTGATGGAGATGATTCACAACAAAGATAGAGGTGGAGGCAACTTCGAGGATGGACAAGTGGATGACTCGCAGCCGGCGGTGTACGCCCAGTAGCCAAGCACGTACACCGAGCAACCGGGCACGTATACCCAGGAGCCGGAGTAGGACACGTAAGACGACAAGGGCCTTGGTCCGGAGGATTGGTCGGCCGATCCAAAGAAAAGGGGTAGAGGAGTTTCAACATGCGGGAGAACGAATTGTTGTGATGCATGGTTGACCAGTAGCATAGATCAGATTCATAGCACAGAGCAAAAGGGCGCAACATTTTGGTCCAATATTCATTCTTGGTTTCATGAGCACATGAATTTTGTTCCCTACCGCAATGAAGTCATCTGCGGTCATGGGAGAAAGTTGCTAAACCATCGATGGTAAACCATCCAAGAGTCCGTGAGCAAGTACTGCGGCCATTTAAAACAACTGGTCGATCGATGGCCAAGTGGTGTGCAAATCCCCGAGTAAGTTCTTCTACGTGTTAGCCATTTGGGCAAGTATGCAACTTGTTGGTCAGATATGATCTTGGACGTTTGGTCGGATATGCAACTTGTTGGCTCGCTATGCTCTATGTGTTGGTCATTTGGTCGAATATGAACCTTGTTGACAATATCCTTTTTTTTGCTAGCCCTCTCATGCGTGCAACTTGTTTTTGAAGGTGGATAAGAAGAGCTTCGTCCTCATGCATTATTGGTTGAAGTTGAATGCACAATTGGCAACTATCCATTGCCAATTCTATCAAGACCTCTGACATCGGCAATAAAGAAGAAGTGGGTGATCAAATTGATCCAACAAAAGAGCCGCCCAAGAAGGTTAGAAGGGGGttttgttagggaacgtagcatgcaatttaaagaaaattcctacgctcacgcaagatctacctaggagatgctgtgatgcccccgatttaatcgtacactaatcatgcacgcaaacgtgtacgatcaagatcagggactcacgggaagatatcacaacacaactctaaaaacataaataagtcatacaagcatcataatacaagccaggggcctcgagggctcgaatacaagtgctcgatcatagacgagtcagcggaagcaacaatatctgagtgcagacataagttaaacaagtttgcattaagaaggctagcacaaactgggatacagatcgaaagaggcgcagacctcctgcctgggatcctcctaaactactcctagtcgtcgtcagcggcctgcacgtagtagtaggcactctcggtgtagtaggggtcgccgtcgacggtggcatctggctcctgggctccagcatctggttgcgataaccaggtagaatggaaaggggaaaagagggagaaaagcaaccgtgagtactcatccaaagtactcgcaagcaaggatctacactacatatgcatgggtatttgtgtaaagggaaatatcagtggactgaactgcagaatgccagaataagagggggatagctagtcctgtcgtagactacgcttctggcagcctccgtcttgcagcatgtagaagagagtagaaggtaagttcgccaagtatcatcgcatagcataaatcctacccggcgatcctcccctcgtcgccctgtgtgagagcgatcactgggttatatctggcacttggaatgatgtgttttattaagtatccggttctagttgtcataaggtcaaggtacaactccgggtcgtcctgttaccgaggatcacggctattcgaatagataaacttccctgcaggggtgcaccacataactcaacacgctcgatcccatttggccggacacactttcctgggtcatgcccggcctcggaagatcaacacgtcgtagcccgacctaggcacaacaaagaggtcagcacgccggtctaaatcctatggcgcaggggtctgggcccatcgcccattgcacacctgcatgttgcgagggcggccggaagcagaactagcccccttaatacaagagcaggcttacgttccaattcggcgcgcgccgctcagtcgctgacgtcacgaaggcttcggctgataccacgacgccgagtacccatatctttcccatgtagttggttagtgcgtatagaccaaatggccagactcagatcaaataccaagaactcgttaagcgtgttattttgaagtaaccgcggacgccgaccagggccaggcccacctctctcctaggtggtctcaacctgccctgtcgctccaccacaaagtaacagtcgggggccgtcgggaacccaggcccacctctaccgggatggagccacctgccccttcagcccccatctccgaacagtattataagtaatgtaacagtataaagtatatagcatatgcccgtgatcacctcccgaagtgatcacggcccagtagtatagcatggcagacggacaagagtgtagggccactgatggaatactagcatcctatactaagcatttatgattgcaggtaagggtaacaactgtagcaacaatgacaggctatgcaccagaataggattaaccgaaagcagtaacatgctacactactctaatgcaagcagtagagagaaggaatacgcgatatctggtgatcaagggggggcttgcctggttgctcaggcaaggaggggtcgtcaacagcgtagtcgatcggggcaccagcagcggcgtcagtctcgtagtctaccggagagaagagggggaagaaacaataaatacaatgcaaacaaatgcatatcaatgcatgacatgacaagtaacggtgctaggtgtgccctaacgcagtaggaggtgataccggtgaagggggggaaacatccgggaaaatatccccggtgtttcgcgttttcggacagatgaatcggaggggaaaagttgcgagtttgctatgctagggatgtgtggcagacgaacgggctatgtatccggattcgtctcgtcgttctgagcaactttcatgtacaaagtattttcatccgatttACGGATTATTTAATATGACTTTTTtaagttttaacaatattctgaaatttcCTAATTTAAGTTAATTCGAAAATTAAAATACCTAAACTGCTACGGGTACACAGAAGCGTACCCAGTAGTATGTGcaagtgtatgacaggtgggacctgTTGACTGTtgagtcagcagtcaacagtcccaGTTGACTCGTCAAAGTGGACCAGTGGGGTCCAGTTGTCATAGACAGTAGTTCAATTGATTTTGACTATTTAGTTTAATTGGTGATGGGACCCAACTTTGAGCGAGACATTTAGCTAACACAACTATTTTAAAATAATCTAAATTAGTGGTGGGGGGCCCGCGCGTGAGTGGGTGTTAGGGGTAGTTGTTAGTAGGGGGGTTAGcacctaaactaaacagggaatTTGGCCCCATTACCACGCACAGCCGGCACGACTGTGCTCGGCCATGGCCTCGCGCGAGGCAGAGCAGCAGCCCAGCGCGTCAGCGGCCAAGCGCGGGCGGTAGAGGGCGTCGGCGAGGCGCGGTGGGGGCGAGCCGCGACAACGGTGGGCGGAGCCGGCGCGGCCCGGCGGGCATGGCCGGCCGGAGcaggtgcggcgaggcggaggggaGCCGGGCGGGCGACCAGGGGAGGCGCCCTGGCAGAGGCCCCAGGCGAGCAGCGGGGGAAggctggcggcagcggcggcgctgtAGGCAGGCGGGCCAAGGAAAGCAGCGGTGAGCGACAGAGGAGGGGGTGTGACAAGCGCGAGCAAGGACAGCGACAACGGCGGGCATGAGTGGCAGCGGCGGCAGTCAGCAACGGGCAGGGCGCGCGGGCGGCTGCGGGGGTGAGCCACGCCCGGCCGGACGCGGACTGGTTAGCAGGGGTGAGGGAGCGCGGCCACGGGCAGTGAGATGCGGGCGTTCGGCTACGGCGGAGCTACGGGCGTGGCAGTGAGCGTGCTCGAGCTCGAATCCGAGCTCGAGAATAAGCGCGGGGAAAAGAGGAGCTCACAGTGGATCGGTAAGGGAGGTCAGAGAGCTCGGGGGAGCCCTAGAAGCGGCGGATCGACGACGTTGGTGTGGCCATGGCGGAGGAAGGCGGGTCGTTGGCGACGGGGAGGAACACTCCAGCTCGATCCCGTGGTTGTAGTCGAAGGAAGGGAGGCCAGAGCGTCTTCTCGCAAGGTATCACCCGGCAGGGGACGACGATGGCCAAGGCAAAGAGCTCGGCCATGGCGACGACTGCGTCGGGCGTGTCTAGATCGGGACGAGGGGGAACGAGGGGAGGGGTgaaaggcggctagggttagcAGGGTGGTCGACGGGGGCGCTCTATAGGGCGTTGGGGTGCGACGGATGGCCGCCCCGTGGCCATGTGCGTCCACGGACGAACCACGGGCGTCCACCGTGCTCCTGATGAACAGGAGGTAGGAGGAGACCTCCTGGTGGGCTGGGATGGACTGGGCCGGTTGTACTGTGCACTTGGGCCCAAGTGCACAGtgcaagtttttctttttcttttttatttatctcttttctgttttatttctagatcccttttattttagttttataaaagtCATCActagcatctaaattagtatttataaatatactgctgccacattaattcttatcccaaaataaaatagtttaatattttataaaattcaaaaggcatttttaTAACTGTTTTAACTACTATTTAATTATTTTAGAGcctttgaacattttataaaagtggggtttcttcaccacaattacctttgcattattaggcacaactcaaacattttagttttaatgattgaaaacttttgttgtttgcctttaattaaattttgaatttgaatcggttttgaactaacccgagattaactccagtgacagaggtgacgtggcatcattagtagggaactactgtagcttaattatccgggtgtcacaattctcctccactacaagaaatctcgtcccgagatttaagaggggaagtaagGGGGGAGGGATCTGGTTACgtaattctaacgattcttctcggtcatagttgctcttctcgaagaggtcgatccattacattgatgtcttcatttctctgcttcaggtcatcatgatgaagttgtcgtccttccttcaggatcttcaccgtacttacgaaagggtaagaagggaaaactctataaggcagattctaacaagatcgagcatcagacggttaactcaagggaagaagcataagtatctctcgaattgaaacttaagaagatatcaagagcaaagtaggaaggtaccatgagaagtttcaaacggataggcaatcgttcgatgcctaatcagaaggtgaaaggctttcagggcaacgagaataagtattgcgtctgataccagaatagattactaGGAAGGTGACCCGTCAAGTACATACGTAGCCAGGCTCGAGAAATAACTTTGGAGACAGGGATATACagaagagtcaggttttgatcctgtggaactgtgggttatgggcccaccatgtgggttaaaaagtaGGAGTGGTGAAATCTTGCATGGTtttgatagcaaggcatgtcagagggtgtcctatcagttatgtcggcaacaaagttggtaccaagggcgagggacaaagagaaccattttcctgctcgttgaaacgaggcggaccaataggcaaagttctcatccatcggtggttaccggaatgccatcaacaatagtaatagggtcttggtgacagaattgtacaacaaggtgtttacataagcaggagaatattactgcttagatcatatagatcacaagaaaggttaaaccaaacaatggaaaggaaaatatgatcatcggattaaacagaacaatggaaaggaaaatgtgttaaacacatatttcaggggtatttccttcccaaggacaaacagagtatGATAtcgtgacaggatataatgtagaaaaccctctaGGTAGGcggagagaaattttcatgacattacccatacaacggtgtttggataattgagcaagaaacatttagcattgggcttcaaatgttcttgttgaaaaacggagtaccatagacatgcttcgagatagcattgacatggtcttcaagcaaaggtcgtacTTTGGATACatgaaggattcatcaggaacaacttgtagaataagtcttacagtttcctcgtggaagaatggataacattgctaaaaaggaaactataacaataggtcctc encodes the following:
- the LOC123144903 gene encoding uncharacterized protein yields the protein MAFLFNKFQEAIKTLAKSPSFARDPRHLQFDADVNRLFLYTSYNRLGKHSEEKDAEEIIELASKASVTDQQKQVQQNVHYQLKHICKSMDSILRPDTKDPSQSPSDAYNNSRRSGLSLAVGTGVAAANKPAVPATRPLTRTELSNKFRDQFGYTLDIKPSLIPHKDAGQGLFLSGEANVGAVLAIYPGVIYSPAYYRYIPGYPIIDACNSYLITRYDGTIINAKPWHLGGETREVWDGSDPVDYNTTPPKSPESNSDRAWRMLNKPLQKSGCENFGDVLERRNPLAFGHFANHPPGGSAPNVMICPYDFPLTEKDMRAYIPNIAFGGEEPVTMKRFGSFWFKSRAPGKQTGESPVLRTLVLVSTRSVCDEELFLNYRYSSSKGRPEWYTPVDEEEDKRRWS